A stretch of the Gemmatimonadota bacterium genome encodes the following:
- the accB gene encoding acetyl-CoA carboxylase biotin carboxyl carrier protein, with protein MDLRYVKKLVDMLDESSVDSIEISSDKGMKIRISKSAVQRGAVQMAAPMQMPALMAPDPRLALPHGTATEVAAAPAAEPPKSASLDVKSPMVGTFYASPEPGAKAYVSVGQKIAKGQILCIIEAMKIMNEIESEFAGVVREVNGTDAHPVEYGQVLFRIDPNG; from the coding sequence ATCGACCTTCGCTACGTCAAGAAGCTCGTCGACATGCTCGACGAATCCTCGGTGGACTCGATTGAGATCTCTTCCGATAAGGGAATGAAGATCCGCATCAGCAAATCCGCCGTGCAGCGTGGGGCCGTGCAGATGGCCGCCCCAATGCAGATGCCGGCGCTGATGGCCCCAGACCCGCGTTTGGCACTGCCACACGGCACCGCGACGGAAGTCGCGGCCGCCCCAGCCGCCGAGCCGCCAAAGTCCGCGTCGCTCGACGTGAAGTCGCCGATGGTCGGCACCTTCTATGCCTCGCCAGAACCCGGCGCCAAGGCGTACGTGTCGGTGGGGCAGAAAATCGCCAAGGGGCAGATTCTCTGCATCATCGAAGCGATGAAGATCATGAATGAGATCGAGTCGGAGTTTGCCGGCGTCGTGCGTGAGGTCAATGGCACTGATGCGCACCCGGTGGAATACGGCCAGGTCCTGTTCCGGATCGATCCGAATGGCTGA
- a CDS encoding Xaa-Pro peptidase family protein — MHAPRHLERQARLRASLAASQLDGLLVTSIPNVRYLCGFTGSSAMLLVTAARTVLITDFRYAIQSAAESGHAADIIIDGTSIWSRLWTLLPELPVETLAFESAHMTHADSARFQDAGARWHWRPSVNLVEVLREQKDESEVASIRDAIAIAERALERTMLHIKAGMTELDVCGRLEFELRAAGSEAFPFECIVASGERSALPHARASARVVRPGEFLLIDFGAVSGGYCSDITRTFAVGSANAEMRDIYSIVREANASASGAVRAGMRGRDADAVARGYIERRGWGPEFGHSLGHGIGLEVHESPRLSKLAETPLPVGAVVTIEPGVYRAGWGGVRIEDDVLVTTEGAEVLTSFSRDLIEIG, encoded by the coding sequence ATGCACGCCCCGCGACACCTCGAACGGCAGGCGCGCTTGCGCGCGTCCTTGGCGGCCTCGCAGCTGGACGGCCTCCTCGTCACCTCTATCCCCAACGTCCGCTACCTGTGCGGCTTCACGGGGTCCTCGGCCATGCTGTTGGTGACCGCGGCGCGCACCGTGCTCATCACCGATTTTCGCTATGCGATCCAATCGGCGGCGGAATCGGGGCATGCGGCAGACATCATCATTGATGGGACCTCCATCTGGTCGCGTTTGTGGACGCTACTGCCAGAACTGCCAGTGGAAACTCTCGCCTTTGAGTCGGCGCATATGACGCATGCGGACTCGGCGCGATTCCAAGACGCCGGCGCTCGGTGGCACTGGCGGCCGAGTGTGAACCTGGTGGAAGTCTTGCGCGAGCAGAAAGACGAGAGCGAGGTCGCCTCCATTCGAGACGCCATCGCGATTGCGGAACGGGCGCTGGAGCGCACCATGCTCCATATCAAAGCAGGGATGACGGAGTTGGATGTCTGTGGCCGCTTGGAGTTTGAGTTGCGGGCCGCGGGGAGTGAGGCCTTTCCGTTCGAGTGTATTGTGGCGTCCGGAGAGCGTTCGGCGCTGCCGCATGCGCGAGCGTCGGCGCGTGTGGTGCGGCCCGGCGAGTTTCTGCTGATCGACTTTGGCGCGGTATCGGGTGGCTACTGCTCCGACATCACGCGTACCTTCGCGGTGGGAAGCGCGAACGCGGAGATGCGCGACATTTACTCGATTGTGCGTGAGGCCAATGCGAGCGCTTCGGGTGCTGTTCGGGCTGGAATGCGTGGACGGGATGCGGACGCCGTCGCGCGGGGCTACATTGAGCGCCGCGGTTGGGGTCCCGAGTTTGGGCATTCTTTGGGGCACGGAATCGGGCTCGAAGTGCACGAATCGCCTAGGTTGTCTAAGCTTGCTGAGACGCCGTTGCCGGTTGGAGCGGTGGTCACGATTGAGCCCGGCGTGTACCGCGCTGGGTGGGGCGGAGTCCGGATCGAAGACGATGTGCTGGTAACGACCGAGGGGGCCGAAGTCCTGACCTCGTTTTCTCGGGACCTGATCGAAATCGGCTGA
- a CDS encoding type IV pilus twitching motility protein PilT: protein MAEPGTPPRPPASPTTPPPAGAPSAAAPVPPFNYKAVLQLMVQKGGSDLHLKVGRAPTIRVDGELTELDMPPLKPEDLRSIGEQIIPPKQRREFETEKEADFAVGVPGVGRFRVNMYQQRGSIAYAFRAIAFQALSIKDLNLPPVLEQISIRPRGLVLVTGITGSGKSTALASMIQYINENRHANVITIEDPIEFLHRDINCHINQREVGTDTGSFAQALRRVLRQDPDIVLIGEIRDLETLEIALKAADTGHLVFSTLHTTDATQTINRVLSFYPPHQQADVRFSLANALQAVVSLRLVPRSDRPGRIPACEVLINTAAVADNIRDITKSLNIPDLIREGTVQYGMQSFDQSLMNWYAKGVISYDNALFFATNPSEFALKVQGIAGSSDTTWDSFSQDVAG, encoded by the coding sequence ATGGCTGAGCCGGGCACTCCGCCGCGCCCGCCCGCTTCGCCCACCACACCGCCACCGGCGGGCGCTCCCTCCGCAGCAGCACCGGTGCCGCCGTTCAACTACAAGGCGGTGCTCCAGCTGATGGTGCAGAAGGGTGGATCAGATCTGCATCTGAAGGTTGGCCGTGCGCCCACCATCCGTGTGGACGGTGAGCTGACCGAACTCGACATGCCGCCGCTCAAGCCGGAAGATCTGCGCTCGATTGGCGAGCAGATCATTCCGCCCAAGCAGCGCCGCGAGTTTGAGACGGAGAAAGAAGCGGACTTCGCGGTGGGCGTGCCTGGGGTCGGCCGATTCCGCGTGAACATGTATCAGCAGCGCGGATCCATTGCGTATGCCTTTCGCGCGATTGCCTTTCAAGCGCTGTCGATCAAGGATCTGAATCTGCCGCCGGTGCTCGAACAAATCTCGATTCGTCCGCGCGGGCTGGTGCTGGTGACGGGCATCACGGGTTCGGGGAAGTCCACCGCACTCGCGTCGATGATTCAGTACATCAATGAGAACCGGCACGCGAATGTGATCACGATTGAGGATCCGATTGAGTTCCTGCATCGTGATATCAACTGCCATATCAATCAGCGTGAAGTTGGGACGGACACCGGGTCGTTTGCGCAGGCGTTGCGCCGCGTGTTGCGTCAGGACCCAGACATCGTGCTCATTGGCGAAATCCGCGATCTCGAAACACTCGAGATCGCGTTGAAGGCGGCCGACACGGGGCATCTCGTGTTCAGTACGCTGCACACGACCGACGCCACGCAGACGATCAACCGTGTGCTCTCGTTCTATCCGCCGCACCAGCAGGCCGACGTGCGGTTTTCGCTCGCGAATGCCCTGCAGGCGGTGGTGTCGCTCCGCCTCGTGCCGCGTTCCGATCGCCCCGGACGTATTCCCGCGTGCGAGGTGCTCATCAATACCGCGGCCGTGGCAGACAACATCCGCGACATCACCAAGTCGCTCAATATCCCGGATCTCATTCGTGAGGGAACGGTGCAGTACGGCATGCAGAGTTTTGACCAGTCGTTGATGAACTGGTACGCCAAGGGCGTCATCTCGTACGACAATGCGCTGTTCTTCGCGA